The proteins below are encoded in one region of Takifugu rubripes chromosome 1, fTakRub1.2, whole genome shotgun sequence:
- the bsk146 gene encoding serine/threonine-protein kinase SBK1: MTSSPLVSRANMDILDELQLIAAQNLERLEVNKYYEVIRELGKGTYGKVDLVIHKIRGTKMALKFLKKKTTKLKSFLREYSISLYLSPCPFIINMFGIAFETDEYYVFAQEYALAGDLFDIIPPQVGLPEAVAKRCVHQVAIALDYLHCKKLVHRDIKPENILIFDRECRKVKLSDFGMTRRAGSPVKRVSGTIPYTAPELCDVSRHEGFCVDYSTDVWAFGVLLFCMLTGNFPWEKALPSDSFYQEFIRWQKRRTNTVPSQWRRFTEQALRMFRRLLSVEQDRRCSVKEVFGYFSHSWMLDTENNNNNGNSNTGNSGERVSGGGGAGAGGGGQGDLNGTISSSSSGEEDEELLVERMKQQTLSHFSPLSHLSPLSPVAVERSSGGGGAKGGMMEAGSSHHFVSVSTNSSVSSTNSYDRMPRENSSPGGRMLVTTPIEICV, from the exons ATGACTTCATCTCCGCTGGTGTCTCGAGCCAATATGGACATTCTGGACGAACTGCAGCTGATTGCGGCCCAGAATCTGGAAAGGCTGGAGGTCAACAAATACTATGAGGTGATCAGGGAGCTTGGCAAAGGCACCTATGGCAAGGTGGACCTGGTCATCCATAAGATCAGAG ggacaaaaatggCATTGAAGTTCCTAAAGAAGAAGACTACCAAGCTGAAGTCATTCCTGAGGGAGTACAGCATCTCGCTCTACCTGTCTCCGTGCCCTTTCATCATCAATATGTTCGGGATCGCCTTTGAAACGGATGAGTACTACGTGTTTGCGCAGGAATACGCTCTGGCTGGAGACCTCTTTGACATCATTCCACCACAG GTTGGTCTTCCTGAGGCTGTGGCAAAGCGTTGCGTGCACCAAGTAGCAATTGCTCTGGACTACCTGCACTGTAAGAAACTTGTCCATCGGGACATCAAGCCTGAAAATATTCTAATTTTTGACCGTGAGTGTCGCAAAGTCAAGCTGTCTGACTTTGGCATGACGCGCCGAGCCGGCTCGCCTGTGAAGAGA GTGAGTGGCACCATTCCGTACACGGCCCCAGAACTCTGTGATGTGTCTCGCCACGAGGGCTTCTGCGTGGACTATAGCACCGATGTCTGGGCCTTTGGTGTGCTGCTCTTCTGCATGCTGACGGGCAACTTCCCCTGGGAGAAGGCATTGCCATCTGACTCCTTCTACCAGGAATTCATCCGCTGGCAGAAAAGGAGGACAAACACAGTGCCCTCGCAGTGGAGACGTTTCACCGAGCAGGCCCTCCGTATGTTCCGCCGGCTGCTGTCTGTGGAGCAGGACCGCCGCTGCTCCGTCAAAGAGGTCTTCGGCTACTTCAGTCATTCCTGGATGCTAGACacggagaacaacaacaacaatggcaaCAGTAACACTGGAAACAGCGGAGAAAGGGtgagtggtggaggaggggccggagctgggggaggggggcagggagaTCTAAATGGAACCATTTCATCTTCCTCGTCtggagaggaagacgaggagctCCTTGTGGAGAGGATGAAGCAGCAGACTTTATCTCACTTCTCCCCGCTGTCCCATCTGTCCCCCCTTTCCCCCGTGGCAGTAGAGAGGAGCAGCGGTGGCGGGGGGGCAAAGGGAGGCATGATGGAAGCGGGTAGCAGCCACCACTTTGTGTCCGTGTCCACCAACAGCTCAGTGTCGTCCACCAACAGCTATGACCGAATGCCACGGGAGAACAGTTCGCCAGGTGGTCGCATGCTGGTGACAACGCCCATCGAAATCTGTGTCTGA